From Streptomyces asiaticus, one genomic window encodes:
- a CDS encoding ATP-binding protein gives MSQAPPQDIANPQASLTTKEGWRAFVDENPEPPPSLPPGTVLDEDELESYKEARIDYHTRSVIVNTPTIRGVVTTGRKRIVLNRHQVSARRGLIVSGSAGTGKTTAITQLGKNVEQITRRRNPAAVGGLPVVFVTVPPAATPKMLAGEFARFLGVPLEHRMSQVQITNAVCDLLGKLGTTLVLVDEIHNLDLTTRHGAEASDQLKYLSERIAATFVLAGLDVETSSLFQGTRGQQIAGRYTVIPSRPFGHKNRADKEHWQALVATMEDSLRLHAHRPGTLVAMTGYLHERTGGLIGSLSQLIREAAVDAIDAGTEKITKRMLDEIELDHAVQQSQPDHRRAKRTRRPKAA, from the coding sequence GTGAGTCAGGCGCCGCCACAGGACATCGCCAATCCACAGGCGTCGCTGACCACGAAGGAAGGCTGGCGGGCGTTCGTCGACGAGAACCCCGAGCCCCCACCGTCCCTCCCACCCGGAACAGTCCTGGACGAGGACGAACTGGAGTCCTACAAAGAGGCGCGGATCGACTACCACACACGATCCGTCATCGTGAACACCCCCACGATCCGCGGCGTCGTCACCACCGGCCGCAAACGCATCGTGCTCAACCGGCACCAGGTCTCCGCCCGGCGCGGCCTGATCGTGTCCGGTTCGGCCGGCACTGGCAAGACCACCGCGATCACTCAGCTGGGCAAGAACGTCGAACAGATCACCCGGCGTCGCAACCCCGCCGCCGTCGGCGGACTGCCAGTCGTCTTCGTCACCGTTCCCCCAGCCGCCACCCCCAAGATGCTCGCAGGCGAGTTCGCCCGATTCCTCGGCGTCCCGCTGGAGCACCGCATGAGCCAGGTCCAGATCACCAACGCCGTCTGCGACCTGCTCGGCAAGCTCGGCACCACGCTCGTCCTGGTCGACGAGATCCACAACCTCGACCTGACGACCCGCCACGGAGCCGAGGCATCCGACCAGCTGAAGTACCTCTCGGAACGGATCGCGGCCACCTTCGTGCTTGCTGGTCTCGACGTCGAGACCAGCAGCCTGTTCCAAGGCACCCGCGGGCAACAGATCGCCGGCCGCTACACGGTCATCCCCTCTCGGCCCTTCGGCCACAAGAATCGCGCGGACAAGGAGCACTGGCAGGCCTTGGTGGCGACCATGGAAGACTCCCTGCGACTACACGCTCATCGCCCCGGCACCTTGGTCGCCATGACCGGTTACCTCCACGAACGCACCGGCGGGCTGATCGGCAGCCTTTCCCAGCTCATCCGCGAAGCCGCCGTCGACGCCATTGACGCCGGCACAGAAAAGATCACCAAGCGCATGCTCGACGAGATCGAGCTCGACCACGCCGTCCAGCAGTCCCAGCC
- a CDS encoding TetR/AcrR family transcriptional regulator — translation MTVWDRPEPPTRPVPLDRERIVAAAIALADEGGLEAVSLRKVAGRLNAGPMRLYGYISTKEELFDLMVDEVYAEILPEEQPGDWREALRILAHRTRQAALRHEWLADLLGRRPALGPNGLAVTEATLVALDDLTDIDTVMRAVETVSAYFTGAIRREITNLRTERATGLSKHDWQRAHGPHVTRMLATGRFPALAKAVYDGTDVDAETSFATGLDWVLDAVAAKLTRPST, via the coding sequence ATGACTGTGTGGGACCGACCGGAGCCGCCGACTCGCCCCGTGCCGCTCGACCGGGAGCGGATCGTGGCCGCCGCCATCGCGCTGGCCGACGAAGGTGGGTTGGAGGCGGTGTCGTTGCGCAAGGTCGCCGGCCGGCTGAATGCCGGTCCGATGCGGCTGTACGGATACATCTCCACCAAGGAGGAGCTGTTCGACCTCATGGTGGACGAGGTCTACGCCGAGATTCTCCCCGAGGAACAGCCCGGTGACTGGCGGGAGGCGCTGCGCATCCTCGCCCACCGCACCAGGCAGGCAGCTCTCCGTCACGAATGGCTGGCCGACCTGCTCGGCCGCCGCCCGGCCCTGGGCCCGAACGGCCTCGCCGTGACCGAGGCCACGCTGGTCGCCCTCGACGACCTCACCGACATCGATACCGTCATGCGAGCCGTGGAGACGGTCAGCGCCTACTTCACCGGCGCGATCAGGCGCGAGATCACGAACCTACGGACCGAGCGCGCCACGGGCCTGTCCAAGCACGACTGGCAGCGCGCCCACGGCCCGCATGTGACAAGAATGCTGGCCACCGGCCGCTTCCCGGCACTGGCCAAGGCCGTGTACGACGGCACGGATGTGGACGCCGAGACATCCTTCGCGACCGGCTTGGACTGGGTCCTCGACGCCGTGGCCGCCAAACTCACCCGGCCGTCGACGTGA
- a CDS encoding Mu transposase C-terminal domain-containing protein, protein MDDRLHTVVGLSGTTVRLLDEAGSASLVLLSHLLVSEGFELIGQGTDQGRMPPFALLDIVPEREAEKAAAWERHVTEVEFGRPLDADPTALPRPEYDPARHTVEERVAAKAAELRAIGWQASVGTVQRMRRRYREQGLWGLVDHRATRLSSPTGRADDRVVAAVTEILAATTNESTGTRGRLRRRVEALLAERHGPGTVAMPSKSAFYRLVEAMSEGTHAFDEATSRRSAARRPPGAFTPSSACRPGEMVQMDTTPLDVMVVLEDGVSGRPELTIAVDVATRSICAAVLRPAGTKAVDAALLLAKMLVPEPLRPGWSDALAMSATLIPHRRLLDIDARLEQAAAKPVIVPETIGIDHGKVFVSDTFLTACRSLGISVQPSRPGTPTDKGIVERTFSSINTLFCQHIPGYTGSNTTRRGAGVEAVWTLAELDDLLQEWIVACWQQRSHEGLRSPFLPGQPMSPNDAYALLVSRTGYLPMPLSGPDYLELLPALWRSVNDYGIRIDHRTYNCPGLNRLRRRSSGVTAKGGLWEVHYDPYDLSQVWVRDARTGEWITVPWTHRHLVSAPFADFTWRRARDLLAMRCRDDTDQAAVAAAVDQLLTRAESGPDRRIAARTRAALEPARPVDALPQAPAPEDTEDETTVLEQPSNVIPFGVFDAFTDGSRL, encoded by the coding sequence ATGGATGACCGGCTGCACACGGTCGTGGGCCTGTCCGGGACGACAGTGCGGCTCCTCGACGAAGCCGGGTCGGCGAGCCTGGTGTTGCTGTCGCATCTACTGGTCTCGGAAGGCTTTGAGCTCATCGGCCAGGGAACCGATCAGGGCCGCATGCCGCCGTTCGCGTTGTTGGACATCGTGCCGGAGCGGGAGGCCGAGAAGGCGGCAGCCTGGGAACGGCATGTGACCGAGGTGGAGTTCGGCAGGCCGCTGGATGCTGACCCCACAGCCCTACCTCGTCCGGAATATGACCCGGCCCGCCACACGGTGGAGGAGCGGGTGGCGGCCAAGGCGGCGGAACTGCGGGCTATCGGCTGGCAGGCAAGTGTGGGGACCGTTCAGCGGATGCGCAGGCGCTACCGCGAGCAGGGTCTGTGGGGCCTGGTCGATCACCGTGCGACTCGTCTGTCCTCACCGACGGGACGGGCCGATGACCGGGTCGTGGCCGCCGTCACGGAGATCCTGGCCGCGACGACGAACGAGTCCACTGGCACCCGCGGCCGGCTACGTCGGCGGGTGGAGGCGCTGCTGGCGGAACGGCATGGGCCGGGCACAGTGGCGATGCCGTCGAAGTCGGCGTTCTACCGGCTCGTCGAAGCGATGAGCGAGGGTACGCACGCCTTCGATGAGGCCACATCCCGCAGGTCAGCGGCTCGCCGCCCGCCAGGAGCGTTCACCCCTTCCTCGGCCTGCCGCCCCGGCGAGATGGTGCAGATGGACACGACACCGCTGGACGTGATGGTGGTCTTGGAGGACGGGGTGAGCGGACGCCCGGAGCTCACGATCGCCGTCGACGTGGCAACGAGGTCGATCTGCGCTGCGGTGCTGCGACCGGCAGGGACCAAGGCCGTGGACGCCGCGCTGCTGCTGGCCAAGATGCTGGTCCCGGAGCCGTTGCGGCCCGGCTGGTCGGACGCGCTGGCGATGTCGGCGACGCTGATCCCCCACCGAAGGCTGCTGGACATCGACGCCCGCTTGGAGCAGGCGGCCGCCAAGCCGGTGATCGTGCCGGAGACGATCGGCATCGATCACGGCAAGGTGTTCGTCTCCGACACTTTCCTGACCGCCTGCCGGTCGCTGGGCATCTCCGTCCAGCCGTCCCGCCCGGGCACCCCGACTGACAAGGGAATCGTCGAGCGGACGTTTTCCTCGATCAACACGCTGTTCTGCCAGCACATCCCTGGTTACACCGGTTCGAACACGACCCGCCGTGGCGCCGGGGTCGAGGCCGTATGGACGCTCGCGGAACTGGACGACCTGTTGCAGGAGTGGATCGTGGCCTGCTGGCAGCAACGGTCACATGAAGGACTGCGCAGCCCGTTCCTACCGGGCCAGCCCATGTCTCCCAACGACGCATATGCCCTGCTGGTCTCCCGCACCGGCTACCTGCCGATGCCGTTGAGCGGCCCCGACTACCTGGAGCTGCTGCCAGCACTCTGGCGGTCGGTCAATGACTACGGCATCCGCATCGACCACCGCACCTACAACTGCCCCGGACTGAACCGTCTACGGCGTCGCTCCTCGGGAGTGACCGCCAAAGGCGGGCTCTGGGAGGTCCACTACGACCCCTACGACCTGTCCCAGGTCTGGGTACGCGACGCGCGCACCGGAGAGTGGATCACTGTTCCGTGGACACACCGACACCTGGTCTCCGCGCCGTTCGCTGACTTCACCTGGCGTCGGGCCCGGGACCTGCTCGCGATGCGGTGCCGGGACGACACCGACCAGGCCGCCGTGGCCGCCGCAGTAGACCAGTTGCTGACCCGGGCGGAAAGCGGGCCGGACCGCCGGATCGCGGCCCGCACCCGCGCCGCCCTGGAGCCCGCTCGGCCCGTGGACGCGCTGCCACAGGCACCTGCTCCGGAAGACACCGAGGATGAGACCACCGTCCTGGAACAGCCGTCGAACGTCATCCCCTTCGGCGTCTTCGACGCCTTCACTGACGGGAGCCGCCTGTGA
- a CDS encoding SWIM zinc finger family protein: MSGTRSLRTADPAGNCRYTGNGHGLSGECDCPYGMEGNFCKHLVALGLTVLAQRESLPRQRKAARDRAQDLDGWLSALSKDSLLALVRELITEDRQLRRRLELRAASARGDLAAVRARIRDLLDISPFAQYGYVEYADARAYADQAGQAVSAIGALTGSGRADDAVTLAREAMKLLADAVESVDDSDGWLGQVGADLADAHLEACRAARPDPGELARWLVGHALGDVDDGLTNIDPLDYEEILGDEGMAVLRKSAVEAWRGNRRGWAEKYLMERLAKAGGDVDAVIAMHAADLSPNGHTHLVIAHELDTARRPDEALRWAERGIQETRGTCDLAVIDTALVDYLCDRYAQADRLPDAVALRRDHFGARRTLLAYQQLRAAARAADCWPAEREGALALLRADAEQQQPSRYCGPILIDVLLDDKDTDAAWQAATETGAHDQQWLTLADQARATRPADALGVYRRLAEPLTQQTGNATYEQLTSLLLSIRDCHRRLGTQDEFTTYLTALRADQKRKRNLMRLLDQHGL; encoded by the coding sequence TTGTCCGGGACTCGTTCACTTCGCACCGCAGACCCGGCGGGAAACTGCAGATATACCGGGAACGGACATGGGCTGTCCGGAGAGTGCGACTGCCCGTACGGCATGGAGGGCAACTTCTGCAAGCATCTGGTCGCCCTCGGCCTGACGGTGCTCGCCCAGCGGGAGAGCCTGCCGCGGCAGCGGAAGGCGGCCCGGGACCGTGCGCAGGACCTTGACGGGTGGCTGTCCGCCCTGTCCAAGGACTCATTACTCGCCCTCGTACGGGAACTGATCACCGAGGACCGGCAGCTGCGCCGCCGCCTGGAGCTTCGGGCCGCGAGCGCTCGCGGCGACCTCGCCGCGGTCCGGGCCCGCATCCGCGATCTGCTGGACATCTCACCGTTCGCGCAGTACGGGTACGTCGAGTACGCCGATGCCCGCGCCTACGCCGATCAGGCCGGGCAGGCGGTGTCCGCGATCGGCGCGCTCACCGGTTCGGGCCGGGCCGACGACGCGGTCACCCTGGCGCGGGAGGCGATGAAGCTGCTCGCCGACGCGGTGGAGAGCGTCGACGACTCGGACGGATGGCTCGGGCAGGTCGGTGCGGACCTCGCCGACGCCCACCTCGAAGCGTGCCGTGCGGCACGCCCCGACCCCGGGGAACTCGCGCGCTGGCTGGTGGGCCATGCGCTCGGCGACGTGGATGACGGCCTGACGAACATCGATCCGCTCGACTATGAGGAAATCCTCGGCGATGAGGGGATGGCCGTCCTGCGGAAGTCGGCGGTCGAGGCGTGGCGGGGTAACCGCCGCGGCTGGGCGGAGAAGTACCTGATGGAGCGTCTGGCCAAGGCGGGAGGTGACGTGGACGCGGTGATCGCCATGCATGCGGCCGACCTCTCACCGAACGGCCACACACACCTGGTCATCGCCCACGAGTTGGACACCGCCCGGCGCCCCGACGAGGCCCTGCGCTGGGCGGAACGTGGCATCCAGGAAACCCGGGGCACCTGCGACCTCGCCGTCATCGACACCGCCCTCGTCGACTACCTCTGCGACCGCTACGCGCAGGCGGACCGGCTCCCCGATGCCGTCGCCCTGCGCCGCGACCACTTCGGCGCCCGCCGCACCCTGCTCGCGTACCAGCAACTGCGAGCCGCCGCCCGGGCCGCGGACTGCTGGCCGGCCGAGCGTGAGGGAGCGCTGGCTCTGCTGCGTGCCGACGCGGAGCAGCAACAGCCCTCCCGGTACTGCGGCCCGATCCTGATCGACGTCCTGCTCGACGACAAGGACACCGACGCGGCCTGGCAAGCCGCCACCGAGACCGGCGCCCACGACCAACAGTGGCTCACGCTCGCCGACCAGGCCCGCGCCACCCGCCCCGCCGACGCGCTCGGCGTCTACCGGCGCCTGGCCGAACCCCTCACGCAGCAGACGGGCAACGCGACCTACGAGCAGCTGACCAGCCTGCTGCTGAGCATCCGCGACTGCCACCGCCGCCTGGGTACACAGGACGAGTTCACCACGTACCTCACCGCCCTGCGCGCCGACCAGAAGCGCAAACGAAACCTGATGCGGCTCCTGGACCAGCACGGCCTGTGA
- a CDS encoding FAD-dependent oxidoreductase: protein MRYRIAVVGGGPAGLAFARVLHRHGHPVTVLERDPAPDARPPGGTLDLHEGMGQLALDKAGLLAEFQALSRPEGQAMRILDTAGTVLRDWRPRPDDRANPEIDRGQLRDLLLGPLDVQWGRGVTQVVPGTQDGVLVHFADGRQETFDLVVGADGAWSRVRPAVSSATPHYTGVTYVETSLDDIDTRHPDLARLIGDGSVAVYGANRVLVAQRNSGGHVKVYAQFRAPLDWHANLDLADVEAVRSGLLALFDGWAAPVRNLLRPGTAFVHRPLYVLPVSHTWTHVPGVTLLGDAAHLMPPLGAGANLAMLEGAELAESIATGPGDLDEAVRAFEEQMWARAGKWAKITTAGLERLVSSDPAEALALFDEVQPS, encoded by the coding sequence ATGAGATACCGCATCGCTGTGGTTGGGGGCGGCCCTGCCGGCCTTGCCTTCGCCCGTGTCCTGCACCGCCATGGCCACCCTGTCACCGTTCTCGAACGCGATCCCGCCCCCGACGCTCGACCCCCGGGCGGCACGCTGGACCTGCACGAAGGGATGGGCCAGCTCGCGCTGGACAAGGCAGGGCTGCTGGCGGAGTTCCAGGCGCTGTCTCGTCCCGAGGGGCAGGCCATGCGCATCCTGGACACGGCCGGGACCGTCCTGCGCGACTGGCGACCCCGTCCAGATGACCGGGCCAATCCCGAGATCGACCGTGGGCAACTCCGTGACCTGCTACTCGGCCCTCTCGACGTCCAGTGGGGCCGGGGCGTGACGCAGGTGGTGCCGGGGACCCAGGATGGCGTACTGGTCCACTTCGCGGACGGGCGGCAGGAGACGTTCGACCTCGTGGTCGGCGCGGACGGCGCCTGGTCCCGGGTCCGCCCGGCGGTCTCGTCGGCGACACCGCACTACACCGGCGTCACCTACGTCGAGACCTCCCTCGACGACATCGACACCCGCCACCCCGACCTCGCCCGGCTGATCGGCGACGGTTCCGTAGCTGTATACGGCGCGAACCGAGTACTCGTCGCCCAGCGCAACAGTGGCGGCCACGTCAAGGTGTACGCCCAGTTCCGCGCGCCGCTGGACTGGCACGCGAACCTGGACCTGGCCGACGTCGAGGCCGTGCGATCGGGTCTGCTGGCTCTGTTCGACGGCTGGGCCGCTCCCGTCCGCAACCTCCTCCGCCCCGGCACCGCTTTCGTCCACCGCCCTCTCTACGTTCTGCCCGTGTCCCACACCTGGACCCACGTCCCCGGGGTGACGCTCCTGGGCGACGCCGCCCATCTGATGCCTCCGTTGGGAGCGGGCGCGAACCTCGCGATGCTGGAGGGCGCCGAACTCGCCGAGTCCATCGCCACCGGCCCTGGGGATCTGGATGAGGCCGTCCGCGCCTTCGAGGAACAGATGTGGGCACGGGCCGGCAAGTGGGCGAAGATCACGACGGCCGGTCTGGAACGCCTCGTGAGCTCGGACCCCGCCGAAGCCCTCGCCCTCTTCGACGAAGTACAGCCATCCTGA
- a CDS encoding TnsA-like heteromeric transposase endonuclease subunit, translating into MGLGVLEGTKPSQVDGFEVGWRDDQGEHRLPLADAVSVPFEAGRPVRDFPSYRGQRHFPGLYWSSTTGGHVGFESWLERDHAMLLDFTPQVMGLLSQPLWLFWEDERGKRVSHAPDYFARFKDGRGLVVDCRPLDRIDARSAAKFAATRAACEAAGWGYRVVGEVDPVRMANVRWLAGYRHPRHGADEGLATQSLALFSMPSPLVTQAALLGDPIAVLPTVFHLLWLGRLTADLSHPLADATLVSRAEAR; encoded by the coding sequence ATGGGGCTGGGTGTGCTGGAGGGGACGAAGCCGTCACAAGTAGACGGCTTCGAGGTCGGCTGGCGAGACGACCAGGGCGAACATCGGCTGCCGTTGGCGGATGCGGTCTCGGTGCCGTTCGAGGCCGGGCGGCCGGTCCGCGACTTCCCGTCATATCGCGGGCAGCGGCATTTCCCTGGGTTGTATTGGTCGTCGACGACCGGTGGGCACGTGGGATTCGAGTCCTGGCTGGAGCGGGATCACGCGATGCTGCTCGACTTCACGCCACAGGTGATGGGGCTGCTGTCGCAGCCGTTGTGGCTGTTCTGGGAGGACGAGCGGGGCAAGCGGGTCTCGCACGCTCCGGACTACTTCGCTCGCTTCAAGGACGGGCGGGGGCTGGTGGTGGACTGCCGACCCCTGGACCGGATCGACGCACGGTCGGCGGCCAAGTTCGCGGCGACACGGGCGGCTTGTGAGGCGGCGGGGTGGGGATACCGCGTCGTCGGCGAGGTGGATCCGGTGCGGATGGCGAACGTCCGCTGGCTGGCGGGATACCGGCATCCACGACACGGGGCCGATGAGGGGCTCGCCACCCAGTCGCTCGCCCTGTTCTCGATGCCGTCGCCGCTGGTGACACAGGCTGCGCTGCTCGGTGATCCCATCGCGGTGTTGCCGACGGTGTTCCACCTGCTCTGGCTGGGACGGCTGACAGCGGATCTGTCGCACCCCCTGGCGGATGCCACGCTGGTGTCACGTGCGGAGGCCCGGTGA